In Zymoseptoria tritici IPO323 chromosome 7, whole genome shotgun sequence, a single genomic region encodes these proteins:
- a CDS encoding glycogen debranching enzyme: MSPQQITNRTYHLLPLKDDGSPDLPGEPPYIYLAPPTVPHYCIRFQIEGTSSICREGSLWVNIPPKGESFDRKKFHEYKLVPSFTKSLEIDVPVYCAGAFEFYCSYTPLPPFTTGTPEVPKPTRTKSHYIDVSPKLHVDDSPLPLDSLSVISVLSKFMGSYPEDFNRHLHGISERGYNMVHFTPLMMRGDSNSPYSIYDQHTFDKTIFPKGEAQIEEMVKNMEHQLGLLSLTDVVWNHTANNSKWLEEHPESGYNIKTAPHLQPAYELDSAFLQFSSRLKSLGLPTKLNNTDDLLRIMDGAKIHVIGSCKLWEFYVCDAEKDALATVSAWTNGHIDFDGNVPDDIASWQLKGKADWIRNNCCPGTDRMGERFRRRVVPERGAALLQKLFGRYNSQVNSKADERAAYGTMHKFLNELNLDWYKEYDNDVAAIMEQVFNRTKYMRLEDNGPKIGEITIQNPLIETYFTRLPVNETTSKHDPDELALANNGWVWAADVMRDNAGPKSKVYLRRELIVWGDCVKLRYGSGPEDSPFLWKFMTEYTQLMAKHFHGFRIDNCHSTPLHVASHMLDAARHVQPNLVVAAELFSGDEKMDFLYCQKLGISFLIREAMQCWSTAEMSKLVHINSGRPIGSFEVDDISGTDKPIASEAATNGSTPQGREITHKIIPSKIHALLMDCTHDNETPVQRRDGRDTLPTSALVAMCASASGSVFGMDELYPQLVELVHETRHYTSPYSNGAAMKVGPSEGTGGIKRLMNQLHTIMGKDGYDESFVHHEGEYITVHRLHPKSRKGYYLIAHTAYPGYGNGNAGFGPQWLTGTKAKLLGAWNLEVDQSEEAKKAAANDKVLRGVPSKTKDLRGVTVEARGDDTVISVPSVFPPGSIAIFETWIPGAEHSEGLDKYLTTSARQAFKDCNLNDINAIMYRADSEEHAMSHGADGVYTVPGIGPLVYCGLQGWWSVLREVVNHNDLGHPICNHLREGQWALDYIVGRLDKLVQRQDGIYKNLAAPAEWLRQRCDAIRNVPSFLLPRCFALIIRTAKKAAHERAIEQMHPNIQHGQRFLKSLAMVSCQVQGYMDNAKLWPDKLDPSLAAGLPHFAQDWARVWGRDVMIAMRGLLTCTGRYDEAKEHLLAFASIVKHGMIPNLVNSGKLPRYNSRDSVWFFLQNIQDFVALAPKGSNFLQERVRRRFLPYKDDWFPHDDSRAYSQTSSIEDVIQECLQRHASGMHFREYNAGSDLDSQMKSEGFNIDIEVDWNNGIIYGGNEWNCGTWMDKMGDSAKAGNKGHPGTSRDGAPVEITGLLFSCLHWVDGLKSAGKFKYDGVTKPDGTLITYGAWAAKIRSSFEHHYYVPADPAKFGEYDVDPKIVNRKGIYKDVHRCKKEYRDYQLRPNFPIAMVVAPELFDPAHAIGALEIADKYLRGPTGMATLDPGDMEYHPDYINSDDSDNYQTAHGRNYHQGPEWLWPTGFFLRALLKFDLKRRKTKEERVEAFQQVTQRLNGCREMIHDSPWRGLTELTNRNGSYCGDSCPTQAWSAGCIIDLYDDASRTTMDMQ; this comes from the exons atgtcTCCCCAGCAAATCACCAATCGAACCtaccacctcctcccactcAAAGACGATGGCTCTCCCGATCTGCCCGGCGAGCCTCCATACATCTACCTCGCGCCGCCCACGGTTCCACACTACTGCATCCGCTTTCAGATCGAAGGTACCAGCTCGATATGCAGAGAAGGGAGCCTCTGGGTGAACATCCCGCCCAAGGGTGAGAGCTTCGACCGCAAGAAGTTTCACGAATACAA ATTGGTTCCCAGCTTCACCAAGTCCCTCGAGATTGACGTGCCCGTCTACTGCGCCGGAGCCTTCGAGTTCTATTGCTCCTACACGCCTCTCCCGCCCTTCACCACAGGCACTCCCGAGGTGCCCAAACCCACACGAACAAAGTCCCACTACATCGATGTCTCGCCCAAGTTGCACGTCGACGACTCGCCGCTTCCTCTCGACTCCCTCTCCGTCATCTCAGTCCTCTCCAAGTTCATGGGATCGTATCCCGAGGATTTCAATCGCCATTTGCACGGCATCAGCGAAAGAGGTTACAACATGGTCCACTTCACACCGTTGATGATGCGAGGTGACAGCAATTCGCCGTACTCCATCTACGATCAGCACACCTTTGACAAGACCATTTTCCCCAAAGGCGAAGCTCAAATTGAAGAGATGGTCAAGAACATGGAACATCAGCTCGGCCTTCTTAGTTTGACGGACGTTGTCTGGAACCACACGGCCAACAACAGCAAATGGTTGGAGGAACATCCCGAATCGGGCTACAACATCAAGACTGCTCCCCATCTGCAGCCAGCCTACGAACTTGATTCGGCTTTCTTGCAATTCTCGTCTCGGCTCAAGTCGCTGGGTCTGCCAACCAAGCTCAACAACACCGACGATCTGCTCCGAATCATGGACGGCGCCAAAATTCATGTCATTGGAAGTTGCAAGCTGTGGGAGTTCTACGTGTGTGACGCCGAGAAGGATGCTCTCGCTACAGTCTCGGCATGGACCAACGGACACATCGATTTTGACGGCAACGTTCCAGACGATATTGCCTCCTGGCAACTCAAGGGAAAGGCGGATTGGATTCGGAACAACTGCTGTCCAGGAACAGACCGCATGGGGGAGCGATTTCGTCGCCGTGTTGTGCCAGAACGCGGAGCTGCTCTTCTGCAGAAGCTATTCGGCCGGTACAATTCCCAGGTCAACAGCAAGGCTGATGAGCGTGCTGCGTACGGCACCATGCACAAATTCTTGAATGAGCTCAACCTCGACTGGTACAAGGAGTACGACAACGATGTTGCCGCCATCATGGAGCAGGTCTTCAACCGTACCAAGTACATGCGCCTGGAAGACAATGGTCCCAAGATTGGCGAAATCACCATCCAGAACCCACTCATCGAGACATACTTCACTCGCCTGCCAGTCAACGAGACGACTTCGAAGCACGACCCTGATGAGCTTGCATTGGCCAACAATGGCTGGGTGTGGGCTGCCGATGTCATGCGTGATAATGCTGGTCCCAAATCCAAGGTCTACCTCCGGCGCGAACTGATCGTTTGGGGTGACTGTGTGAAGCTGCGTTATGGCTCCGGTCCGGAGGACAGCCCGTTCCTGTGGAAGTTCATGACCGAGTACACCCAACTCATGGCGAAGCACTTTCACGGTTTCCGCATTGACAACTGCCATTCCACTCCCCTCCACGTCGCCTCTCACATGCTCGACGCTGCTCGCCATGTCCAGCCCAACCTAGTCGTGGCCGCCGAGCTGTTCAGCGGTGACGAAAAGATGGACTTCCTCTACTGCCAAAAATTGGGCATCTCCTTCCTCATCCGCGAGGCCATGCAGTGCTGGTCGACTGCTGAAATGTCCAAGTTGGTGCACATCAACTCTGGTCGTCCTATCGGGAGCTTTGAGGTCGATGACATCTCCGGCACCGACAAGCCGATTGCCAGCGAAGCTGCGACCAATGGCAGCACTCCTCAAGGACGCGAGATCACCCACAAGATCATTCCCTCCAAGATCCACGCCCTGTTGATGGACTGCACTCATGACAACGAGACTCCGGTGCAGCGCCGCGATGGTCGTGACACCCTTCCAACCTCTGCATTGGTGGCCATGTGCGCATCCGCTTCAGGCTCCGTCTTTGGTATGGATGAGCTGTACCCGCAATTAGTCGAGCTTGTTCACGAAACCCGCCATTACACCTCTCCCTACAGCAACGGAGCCGCCATGAAGGTCGGTCCTTCTGAAGGCACTGGTGGCATCAAGCGCTTGATGAATCAGCTGCACACCATCATGGGCAAGGACGGCTACGACGAGAGCTTTGTGCACCACGAGGGCGAATACATCACTGTCCACCGTCTCCACCCCAAGTCGAGAAAAGGATACTACCTCATCGCCCACACTGCCTACCCTGGCTACGGCAATGGTAACGCTGGGTTCGGGCCGCAATGGCTTACTGGGACCAAAGCGAAGCTCCTCGGCGCGTGGAATCTCGAGGTCGATCAAAGTGAGGAGGCCAAGAAGGCTGCCGCCAACGACAAGGTCTTGCGGGGTGTACCCAGCAAGACCAAGGACCTGCGCGGTGTGACTGTCGAGGCTCGCGGGGACGATACCGTCATCTCTGTGCCGAGCGTGTTCCCACCCGGCTCCATCGCCATTTTCGAAACTTGGATTCCCGGCGCCGAGCACAGCGAAGGTCTGGACAAATACCTCACCACTAGTGCCCGCCAGGCTTTCAAGGACTGCAATCTCAACGacatcaacgccatcatGTATCGCGCCGACTCCGAGGAGCACGCCATGTCTCACGGTGCCGATGGCGTGTACACAGTTCCAGGCATAGGTCCTCTGGTGTACTGTGGACTGCAAGGTTGGTGGTCTGTTCTTCGCGAGGTTGTCAACCACAACGATCTCGGCCACCCGATCTGCAAtcacctccgcgagggtcAGTGGGCGCTGGACTACATTGTCGGTCGCTTGGACAAGCTCGTACAACGTCAAGACGGCATCTACAAGAATCTTGCAGCTCCTGCAGAATGGCTTCGACAGCGATGTGATGCCATCCGCAACGTTCCAAGCTTTCTGCTCCCCCGCTGCTTCGCCTTGATCATCCGCACTGCCAAGAAGGCCGCTCACGAGCGCGCCATTGAACAGATGCACCCCAACATCCAGCACGGCCAACGTTTCCTCAAGTCGCTCGCCATGGTTTCTTGCCAAGTTCAAGGATACATGGATAATGCTAAGTTGTGGCCAGACAAGCTCGATCCCTCTTTGGCTGCCGGTCTGCCGCATTTCGCGCAAGACTGGGCTCGTGTGTGGGGTCGCGATGTCATGATTGCCATGCGTGGACTTCTCACCTGCACCGGGCGGTACGATGAGGCCAAGGAGCATCTGCTCGCTTTCGCCAGCATTGTCAAGCACGGCATGATCCCCAACTTGGTCAACTCTGGCAAGCTCCCCCGTTACAACAGCAGAGACTCGGTTTGGTTCTTCCTGCAGAACATCcaagacttcgtcgccctcgcaCCCAAAGGATCGAATTTTCTCCAGGAGCGCGTGCGTCGCCGCTTCCTGCCATACAAGGACGACTGGTTCCCTCACGATGACTCTCGTGCATACTCGCAGACCAGCAGCATCGAAGATGTCATCCAGGAATGTCTGCAGCGCCACGCTTCTGGCATGCACTTCCGCGAGTACAATGCTGGGTCCGACCTCGACAGCCAGATGAAGTCGGAAGGTttcaacatcgacatcgaggTCGACTGGAACAACGGCATCATCTACGGTGGCAACGAGTGGAATTGCGGCACATGGATGGACAAGATGGGAGATTCTGCCAAGGCTGGCAACAAAGGCCACCCAGGTACTTCCCGAGACGGCGCGCCAGTGGAAATAACCGGTCTACTGTTCAGCTGTCTGCACTGGGTCGATGGCTTGAAGTCCGCCGGCAAGTTCAAGTACGATGGTGTTACCAAGCCGGACGGAACTCTGATCACCTATGGTGCTTGGGCAGCGAAGATTCGCAGCAGCTTCGAACACCACTACTACGTTCCAGCTGATCCTGCCAAGTTTGGCGAGTATGATGTCGACCCAAAGATTGTCAACCGCAAGGGCATTTACAAGGACGTGCACCGTTGCAAGAAGGAGTACCGAGACTACCAATTGCGACCGAATTTCCCCATCGCCATGGTCGTTGCTCCGGAGCTCTTCGATCCAGCGCACGCCATTGGCGCCCTGGAGATTGCCGACAAGTACCTGCGTGGACCTACGGGTATGGCGACCCTCGATCCTGGCGACATGGAGTACCACCCCGACTACATCAAcagcgacgacagcgacaacTACCAGACTGCTCATGGACGCAACTACCACCAAGGACCGGAGTGGTTGTGGCCTACCGGATTCTTCCTTCGTGCTCTGCTCAAGTTCGATCTCAAGCGTCGCAAGACCAAGGAGGAGCGTGTCGAGGCCTTCCAGCAGGTCACTCAGCGCCTTAATGGCTGTCGTGAGATGATCCACGACTCTCCGTGGCGAGGTCTCACTGAGCTTACCAACCGCAATGGCTCTTACTGCGGTGACTCG TGCCCAACTCAGGCTTGGTCCGCAGGGTGCATAATAGACCTCTACGACGATGCGAGCCGGACGACGATGGACATGCAATGA